From one Catenuloplanes nepalensis genomic stretch:
- a CDS encoding LacI family DNA-binding transcriptional regulator produces MARTQPQKRATVHDVAAAAGVSRGTVSRVLNGGYVSAASRAAIEAAIADVGYVPNTAARNLVRRRSQAVGFLTLEPHSLLLEDPNIGAIMLGANEELSIADHQMVSLVVDSARDTERVARYLSGGFVDGAIVVSARTHDPITRVIGALGLPATFVGHPPDLSRDTPWVGIDNAGSARALVTRLAAGGRRRIGMIAAALDRDSGADRLAGFRAALGDRFDAGLVAEVPLYDYASGVKGMRELLSREPAIDGVFAASDAVAAGALEVLRDAGRAVPADVGLVGFDDSSWALRTQPPLSTVHQPAREVGAVAADLVLRQINGDHPDPVVLPSPIVWRDSA; encoded by the coding sequence ACGTGGCCGCCGCGGCCGGCGTCTCCCGCGGCACCGTGAGCAGGGTCCTCAACGGCGGGTACGTCTCCGCCGCGTCCCGCGCCGCCATCGAGGCCGCGATCGCCGACGTCGGCTACGTGCCGAACACGGCGGCGCGCAACCTGGTCCGGCGCCGCTCCCAGGCCGTCGGCTTCCTCACGCTCGAACCGCACTCGCTGCTGCTGGAGGACCCGAACATCGGCGCGATCATGCTCGGCGCGAACGAGGAGCTGTCGATCGCCGACCACCAGATGGTCAGCCTGGTCGTCGACTCCGCGCGCGACACCGAGCGGGTCGCGCGATATCTCAGCGGCGGCTTCGTCGACGGCGCGATCGTGGTGTCGGCCCGCACGCACGACCCGATCACCCGGGTCATCGGCGCGCTCGGCCTGCCGGCCACGTTCGTCGGCCACCCGCCCGACCTGTCCCGCGACACGCCGTGGGTGGGGATCGACAACGCCGGGTCGGCCCGCGCGCTGGTCACCCGCCTGGCCGCCGGCGGGCGACGCCGGATCGGCATGATCGCGGCCGCGCTGGACCGGGACTCCGGCGCGGACCGCCTGGCCGGCTTCCGCGCCGCGCTCGGCGACCGCTTCGATGCGGGCCTGGTCGCGGAGGTGCCGCTCTACGACTACGCCTCCGGCGTGAAGGGCATGCGCGAGCTGCTGTCCCGCGAGCCCGCGATCGACGGGGTTTTCGCCGCCTCCGACGCGGTCGCGGCCGGTGCGCTCGAGGTTCTCCGCGACGCCGGCCGCGCCGTACCCGCTGATGTGGGTCTGGTGGGTTTCGACGACAGCTCGTGGGCGCTGCGCACGCAACCTCCGCTGTCCACGGTGCACCAGCCCGCGCGCGAGGTCGGCGCGGTCGCGGCCGACCTGGTCCTCCGCCAGATCAACGGCGACCACCCCGACCCGGTCGTCCTGCCGTCCCCGATCGTCTGGCGCGACTCCGCCTGA